TAGATCTaggcttccttcatgttctaagtCCCCTAATAAGCCTTCTTTGAGTGTTTTAGCCTCTTGGTGTTATGCAcggatgtaaagttagcaactttacgtggtttttCAGCTTTTGGGTTCCAAATCTACATTCTTCAGCATTAGAAGGGATGAAGAAGGACTGAATAGGTTAAGCTAaaaaaactcaacgagttgtcctGACAACTGGACGAGTTGGATCGGGTTTTTCTGCTTTTCTGGAAATtgtaggaactcaacgagttgtcctGATAACTCTCCGAGTTGTCTCGGGTTTTCCCTGTTTCTCTAAGTACTGAAGAAACTCGACTTTATTGTGTGAAACCCATTGATTTTTAACCAATTACAATCATACCATCTAAAAAcaattaacaaaaacaaaaatgaaaaaaaatctcATACTTGGGAGATACAATGTGTTTTTTCATAAAACTCAACTAAAAAGCTTGCATTCTCTAATGAGGAGTGTGGTCAACATTTTAATTAACCCATTAAGTGACAACCTCTTAATGGTTCAACATTCAAAGTGTTTGGTTTATCAATTTTTTTACTTCTGATTGGTCTGAATCCCTCTTAACAATTCAAACAAAAAAACATGTTTGAACCATTATTTGTTGAAGATTACACCCATTACCCCCATTAAGTAACatatttctctttctctctctctttctccccccccctctctctctctcgatcgaCTATCTCTttatctttctttctctctctctctctatctctctctctctatcgcTCTTATCACAGCCTTCCAAAACTTTCATCGATGCAACTCACACACCCACCACCTTCATCTTCATTCCACAAAATCACCCTTGTTGTCGTCCTCTTTCCTCGAAGCCACCATCGACGTCATATTCCCTCCTTACAACTACCAATGCCACCATAAAATCAACATGTATGTAACATTTGTTTATGAAATCCTCTTGGTATCAACATTTCTTATTTTGTTTTCGGAGTCCTCTTTGTATCAATTATTCTTTAAATTTGTATGCTTCGGTATTCAAGAACACTAACTGTTCCCATAAATATAAAGCTTCTGAGCCAGATACATCTTTAAAAGTACAAGAATCGAACTTGAAGTGGTCTTGAAGGACTACTAGGGTGTTAACTCATTCTTCTTAAACTTCTTCCATTTTTTGTCGTCATGATTAATAATCTCATGTGAATTAGGCATAAGCAacataaaatagaaaataaagaAGGTGTAGAATATATCGTTGATTGCTATTTTTGAACCTCTTTATCATGCTAATAAGAATCAATAATCCTCCAACATAAATGATTTCaacttttcattgacaaatcAAGAAGCAGGTGATAAAAAAATGGATCTATTTGAATCATGAATGAATGTAATGCTTGTCGACTCCTTTAAACAATGTACCACAGTCGATACCAGTTTTCTTAATTTTGATATGGTAAGGCTTAACTTTCTTATGCAACATGCTCCATTTAATTCTTTGGGAAAAAACTTCCAATACTGTTCTAAGATACAAGGTTCATGGAGGGTTGCGAGCAAATTTAACGCCATTTTTATGTTTGAAAAGCATGGTGCCAAACCTCCAAATCTTGTACCCAATGCAATGGTTAATGATTGTAGCATCATTGAGTGCGACAGAAAAGTTGGTCAAATAAGCAAGAGTAAGGGCTTTGTTGGGTGAGGCTTGATAGAGTTTTCACTAATCTAGCTTGTTGCTATGATTTATGGGAGTCTTAATTTAAGGGTAAATGATTAGATTAAAGCTCAAGAAGCCTCAATAACAAAAGTTCCAAAATATAATATATGTGGAACCCAAAATTGTCTTTCCAAAAGAACCCTTGTGGAGAGAAAGGGACTCCAACATATATAGCCACTTATAAGACCGTATCGTACCGATGTGGGATACACTAACACTTCCCCTCAGAGTCGGAGGCTCGATGAGGATAAACATGGATGTGTTGAGCTACAAGGGTGTGGGACGTCGACTCTAATACCATGTAAATATATGTAGAGTCCAAAATTGTCTTTCCAAAAGAGTCATTGTGGAGAAAATGAGACTCCAACTTATATAGCCAGTTATAAGACTGTATCACACTGATGTGAGACACAACACAAAACTATATGATGTTGTTGAAGCACCCATTTGCAGTGCTTGTGAGatattttccattaaaataaGCCATCGAAGGATCTATTGCCTTATTAAAGCTTCATGGTCTATATATGGTGAATGGTAATGATGCTAAGTCCATGAATGCAAGAGAGTTAGCTGATGTTGTAAAACCTTGACTCGATTGCGGTTTGGTTTTATACCATCCTTGTATTGAAGATACTTCAAAACCAAATGATTCAAAGAGTCTGACTTATTCAATGTTAAGGTTGCCAGATAAGTCATAATCAATTCTCATATATTAGGAAAAATAAATGAATTACCTCTAGATGAGATACTTTGAGTTGTTCCCATTGTGACGTGTAGGATTTAATCTCTTTGAGATTTTGGATAAACACTTCGTCTCTAAATGAAGCAGAAGCGTCTATTTTAGGTatattttgttttcaaaaatctTATAATAATAGTTGATATAAAAGACTCTCATCTTTTTCAAAGTATATACAACAAGCTTTTGATTTTTCTTTACTTATTTATCCCTCATTCAAAAATATGTGACAAGCAAAGACAGCTGGAATGACAAATTGGTCAAACCGTTATTTACAATTTGCTCAAATGCTTATAATccttaactttaaaaataaagtaagtAATTTAATAGTAGTTTTTGATAATTATATGTAGTAACTAGtaaattaattattataagaaaataaaCATTTTGATTCGTATTAAAATCTTATACAACAGTTTTATAAAGAAGAGTCCAAGAGTATAGATCCCGCCACCATACAATAAGATATTAAACAGAAATATAATGAAGCAAACGTGTTCACAGGTGATAGCGACATGATTGAATATTCTACCATTTTTGTCCATGTAGAAAAGTTAGCAATCTTTCTTTCTCCCTTTTGTAACAGTAATACCACGGATAATAAGGTCTCTGAGTTTAGAAAGTTAGCAGATGGAGACACCTGAACCACTCCAAATACTTGGGAGAAACGATATAAAACGAAACACATCCATCTCCATTCATAAATTTCTTATCTTTTAGCAACATGACGCTTACAACGCCCCTTGTATGCGTTTTCTTTCCTTTTTGTATTCTTTCTTTCAACTCTGTTTACACTttacctcttcttcttcttcttcttctccatctaaCTTTTTACTTCATCACTGGTTCTAATGGTGATGACTTGCATTCATAACAGGTTGACAACAGAAGCGAAAGGGAGAGAGCAATCGACGAATGGCTTCCGGTTACCTCCTCCCGGAACGCCAAATGGTGGTACTCCGCCTTCCACAACGTCACCGCCATGGTCGGAGCTGGTGTTCTCAGTCTCCCTTACGCCATGTCACAACTCGGCTGGTCAGTCCTCTCTCTCCGTTGACCTGAACACAAAGATGAAAACAGATTTTGTGCGTTCCGATCAGCATCCATCATAATTAGGGAAACAGTTGTTTTGCCCTAATAACTGTGAAATCGTTCTACTGATTTGAATTTCAGGGGTCCTGGAGTATCAGTACTGGTAATCTCATGGGTCGTAACTCTCTACACGCTCTGGCAAATGGTTGAGATGCACGAAATGGTTCCCGGAAAACGATTCGACAGATACCATGAGCTCGGGCAGCACGCTTTTGGGGAAAAACTCGGTCTATACATCGTCGTTCCACAGCAGCTCATCGTTGAAGTCGGTGTCAACATCGTGTACATGGTGACCGGAGGGACATCATTGAAAAAATTCCACGATCTGGTATGTAACGACAAGTGCAAAGACATCAGACTCTCTTACTTCATCATGATCTTCGCTTCTGTCCACTTCGTCCTCTCTCATCTCCCCAATTTCAATTCCATATCTGGAGTTTCACTCGCTGCAGCAGTCATGTCGCTGAGTTACTCCATTATTGCGTGGTCGGCGTCTTTGGCAAAGGGTGTACAGCCGAACGTACAGTATGGATACAAATCGAGTACAACAGCAGGGAAGGTTTTCAGTTTTTTTAGCGCATTGGGTGATGTTGCTTTTGCATATGCTGGGCATAACGTGGTGTTAGAGATTCAAGCAACGATTCCTTCAACACCTGAGAAACCCTCGAAGGGTCCGATGTGGAAAGGGGTGGTTGTTGCTTATATCGTTGTGGCTATCTGTTATTTTCCGGTTGCGATTATTGGGTATTGGGTGTTTGGAAACGAGGTCTCCGATAATATTCTCATCAGTTTGGAGAAGCCTAAGTGGCTCATAGCCATGGCTAATTTGTTCGTTGTTATTCATGTTATCGGAAGCTATCAGGTTCAAAATCTCTTCTTTACCTAAAAAGTCTCAATCTTGTAGTAGTAAAACAaatctaaattttttttatttccttttcttttgtagATTTATGCAATGCCAGTTTTTGATATGATTGAAACTGTTCTTGTCAAGAACTTAAACTTCACACCTAGCTTTACACTTCGATTCATCACCAGGAATCTGTATGTTGGTAAGTCAATTAATCGTACAGGGGCAAATGAGTAAAATTAAACTATTCTTTCTGATGCATACAATTTAGTTGCAATGTTTTGTTTCCTTTTACCACAGCATTAACAATGTTCATTGGGATTTGCTTCCCTTTCTTCGGTGGACTTTTGGGATTCTTTGGTGGATTTGCATTTGCCCCTACAACATATTTTGTGAGAAACTTCTTCATCTCATTCTTCTTTTTGGAGTCTCGTGATATAATTTAAattaatgttttgataaatttgtgCTAGTTACCTTGCATCATGTGGCTTACAATCTATAAACCAAACAAGTGGAGCCTATCTTGGATTGCCAACTGGGTATGCAGCATTATCTAAAGTCTAAACAATCACTTGCTTAATTTTCAACcagtttatttatgtacatataaatatatttctGGTGTCACAAATTTCAGGTGTGTATCATACTCGGGGTTGCCTTGATGATTGTATCACCTATTGGAGGGTTAAGGCAGATCATTATTGAAGCCAAAGATTATGAATTCTTCTCTTAAAAGAATTAAAGAAACTAGCATAGCAGATTGAGTCATATTTAAAAGAAGCTCTTGATGGTATATGGAATAAGGAGCAATTGTTTGATTTGATGgtgttataatttatttttatatgtatatgtgttaAAAGTATTATGAGTTGAAAGATTGTTTAGAAGGGAAAGTGGCCATGGAATCAGTCAAGGAATTTACTTGCAGATGTTTCAACCCTTCCCTTGATACATTTATTGTGTATgcatatctgtatatgtatttccACTGTAAAATTATAAAGATATTCTCAATTCAATTTGCTATTTTTTTTTACTATGACATCAGTGGGTTGTTTCCTTGCTTAACTTGACttgtaaatttgtaatatttCCCTATGAACGTGTTGATTGTTTGACATACATAAACAAAGAACCTAACTTTGTATAAAACATATTTCCAGTTACAAAAATCATATACCTGACCTGAAGGCAAAGTCAATGTAATTTGGTGAATCCTATTCCTAGGAGTTAAAAAGAATATTTATTTTCCTGTTAACTTGTAATCATTCAACAAAAGTTGTTTCGTGATGGAAAGTTTCCAACAAGAAACCTACAAAGTCTAGTCCTAGTATTCCCAGATCAATTGAAATGAAATTCATATTGCCAAATCAAATTAGGAGTATAAAAAAGCTTTCTCAATCACATCAAACATGCTCACTTCTGACTATATTTTGCCTTATTAAATTACAACATGGAAGAACAATGGATGAGGAGCGTCAGATTATAATCCTGTTGTTGCAGAATATTCATGGCAGCTAAAGTAAATGACTGTAATTGCAATGTACATAgaacaaaatacatatacatagcTCAGGAAACTAATAACCCCATGAAACATtcaactcaaaagtcaaaacaaGAAGATTGAAGATGCCATCAACAACATTTATTGCACTATTTCAAAAGGCTAACACAGGTACATGATTTTGTTTGAAATCATTATCAAGATTCAAGGGAAGGGATGATTCATACAGGGGATATTGTGTTATAGCCCAAAACCTGAAAAGTATTTGATTAATGTTCCTATCTATTTTTCTGGTCCTCAGGTATCACTATTCTTCCACTATACAATTCAAGCCACCGGTTATAAATCCAAAGTACACTAACCGAAATGGCTGCAATGACAACAGAGATCCAAGAAACCCAAACCCACCTAGGAATAACATCATCTGCATCCCCAGATAGATAAAAAACGAGCATCTTGTAAACAAAAACAGGCCCAAACAAACCTCTAACAACAGAATACAGTGCATAAAACGGAGGAGACAAAACAGCAAACACCTGGGCTGCAATCTTGGAGTCGGTTTTCCGCACTCTTGCCAGCGTCCAAACGTTTTGAAAGAAGCTGGTGACCTCCGCCAGTATCAGTAAAATCAGAATGCCATACGCTCCATGAAACACCAAGTATCGACATGTTATAAACACAAAAAGGGTGGCCAAATGGTGTGCTATGAAGAGGACATCGCTAGGGTTGAAGATGAGATAATGAGAAAGATCCATGACGAAGTATGCAATGCTGTATTCCAGGACGGTATTTTGAAAATCGGTGTTGATCGATGCGAATCCACGATTGGAGTCGGAAAGGATGGCGTGACAGGCCAAGAAAACAGCAGGTGTGCCATGCGCGAGTGACATCAAACAGCTAGCAGCTTCCGGCCGGAGCTTCGGAGTCCAGTTTCGGAAGACGGTAATATGGGCAGTCAAGTAAATTGCAAAGAACATGGAAAAAAAGAGGGGAAGATTTGGGAGAAAAGAATCTAGAATTGGGGAATCCATTATTCTTGAAAccctaaaacacaaaacaaaatgccgttgcttgaaaccctaattcgcaAAATTGAAGGTCAAACCAAAGGAGAATCTTGTATGAATTGATGAAAACGGTTGTTGGGGGAGGGGTGGATAGATGAACAATATGctatatatatgttattgtatgtatatATAATGATGATTTGatggagggagggagggagaggGTAACGTATTTTACGAGACGATGGAAGAATTGAGATGCTGAAAAAGCAAAAACCATGTGGCAGCTTCTCCAATCGTCAACCGCCAAACACAATGGTTAACTTTTGAATTGTGGCTTTCACTTCAAAtgttaattattatataataaATCCAATTTTATAATTCTCGCTTACCTTTTCGTTACTCAATAAACAAGAGGACTTATGGAGACATTAATATATGCAATATTATTTGTATAAACATGTGGATGATGCAAGCATTTAAGATAATAACTTAAATATATAGTATATCATAATGATTAATGAACAACTTGATAAAGATGTTTGATTCGTCAACCTAACCTCTCTTCACCCATTTTGCGACCATCTACAGTGGTCATCATTGTTGATTTGGCCACAAATCACTAGTGAATATCATCTCATGTTTAACAGTGGCCAGTGGTTAgtgaattaaaaaataattaccaTAAAAAATGGTCAATTATGGTGGGAAGGATGAACCATCGGGTTTCCTTCTTTCTCACCTACTCTTTATACTCTCTATCTCTCTTTCCAAGTCTTTCTATCTTTCTCTACAATAAATATCTTTCTctacaataaaatgaattttttttttatataaaaataaaaaaataagaggaATGTAATGGTTGATATACCAACATTTTTACAGTTTGTATGTGGTAATGAACTGACACTCATCAATATAATTGTTACTAGTGGGTATTACGGACGATCTTATATACGCCAACAACTTTAGTTTCCAATTTTATCTGTAGCTTTGTTTTTTTATGTCACCTTTGTATTGAATTTATTAGATAAAATgctattaaatttaatattttgtaaCAATAGACTATATCTTTGAAAActtgttaaaaataattaatttaccatcatttttttaaatattatataaattCTCCTTGTCTAGTTTGTtatttttaatcatatataatatttacaaaaattataaaatatataacaaaaataaattcaATATATTACTATACACAATATTAATATGATAACTATGTAACATCCGAATTCTTggatgtatttaaatttaatgtggTTTGGATTTTTCAGTGGTACCACGTTGTGGTGAAGACATCACACGACGTGGTGATGGTTAATGTATCGTGGGTTTTAAATGACCACCACGGCGTGACATTTGTTTAATGAGAAACTCTAATATCCGGGGTTTACGTCATATTTAATGGAATGTGATGGCTAGTGTtgctcaccctcagcctccaCCACACTCTCCCAGCCTGCAAGCAAACCTTATTCTTCATTTTTGCTCTCTAAGcattttgtgttgatttttgggGATTAGAAAAAGAATGAGGTGATTTCTAAACTTGGATTCAGCAAGCAACTCTTCTCACCATCTTATTATGCATCTtatggactcttgtaagtccttaAGTACCAAGCATTTTGGTTCTTATGCCTTAATTTTCATGTCCTTGATTACTGGGTggtgagatctcataaagtttgcaactttatgaatcgaCAGGTCATTTGGGGTCTTAGATGCTTTGAATCTGGAGTAATATTGAGTTTTAGCATCATGCATGGAAGATTTGGCCGAAAAAacctcattttgacctaatagaGTCCAAGACATGCATTGAGCATGCATGTCTAGAAAGTAAGGATTTTATGTTGTTATTTGATGCTAGAAACGTTCTGGAAATGGGGATCCAATAGTGTTCAAGAGAAAGTGCTTAATAAGCTAAgccaagttatgattttttgcaCTATTTAGATCTAGAAATGTGATTTCTATTCCTTAGAGAATctaaagggataaagttggaaactttatccacttGGACCTTAGAATGAACCAGATATGGGCCTTGGAGCCCTTAAGAACAAGGAAAatcgacttaatccattaagttgttggGAACCCAGTGCCCACGGTGTGGTGGCTTGGCTGAGACCCGCTTGTTTTGTCATTTAGTGGCCACGGCATGGTGACCTACTATAgttgtgtaacatccataaatttttgaaaattttaaaacttctacaaaaatccaaaaaccatCATTGTGTGCatatagttttcaaaataagttcgaCATCAGAGAAATCCTAGGAATCATGAaacaaaatatgaggaggtgcacggtcacaccttcgccttcccgtaatcctctgaggtacctgaaacataatccaaaactaagcccgaagcttagtgagttcccccaaaataccaatcacAATATTAAAACCAGAATAGTATCACAAACAGCATGCATTCAGAGTCTTCAGTCTGACTAGAATGCCCCACCGGTCTACAGTCTATCTGGTACACTCACAGAACCTACAGCATGACTGGTACACCAcctcgggccttcagcctatctggaacaTTCTCCGggtcttcggcctgactggtacgccccactggccttcagtctatccgggacgCCCTGGGTTTGTTGGCCTTCAGTATAAAGCAGATTcgcctcaacctaaccacacataacatgtcgatatatacataacaattaaacatataaccaaacaatcaaacaaacagacagatcttacagatcactaagtaTAGTATCATCCTATtatcaggatacagatctaatagatcactacaataCTCAATCATACAataatcaggataacaatccaaaaaggcCAGCCTTGGTGTCTTTGACCCAACAAGTACGGTGAGGAACACTTACCTCACAAGTAGTGTTGAACCGGTAAAATCCAACTCCAAACCTCAGCTCCAGACTCAaagcctacaaccaccatgtgaccaTTTCTATCAAAACCtagaaatacccaaaatgccctgaAAGTTAAACTttgtcaaccatggtcaaagtcaaagtcaacagtaaaggtcaacaacccatgttgacctaactcatcgagtgcacctaccaactcgtcgagttcctatagtATCCAGAGAAGCGGGGAAACCCtagccaacttgtcgagttggttggacaactcgccgagttttcccAAATTAATACATTCTGTCCTTTTTCATCAAGTCTAACACTTTAAAATGTAGATCTGATACCCAAGAGCTGGAAAACCAtgtaaagttgttaactttacgtccatgtatGTCACCAAGAGGCTCCAAAGCTCAAAGAAGGCTTAATAAGGGACCAAAAACTTGAAGGGGTCCTAGAACTtgattgtaacatcctgttccgGATCGTTTTGTGATTTAAGGCTCGTGGGCCATAATCCGGGTATGAGAAAGTTTTGAGACTTTAAGAGAGAAAGTATAGGCCAACTTTGGATATGGATAAGGTAGCTTGTGTGATAAAAGAGTACGGGTTATGCTTTAGAGTCCAAGAGTATCGGAGAAGGCGTTGGCtcgatttttatgaattttgggttttatTCGTGGAGTTTGAGGTTGTGATGAGTTGCTCAAAGCGTAgcgcttctcgccaccttttcgtagATATAAGGTTCATTGGCAACAGACTCATAACGAAGAAGATATTatagtttgaagttttggcagAATTAGTCCTTATTGAGAAATGGGTGGTAATTGGGTACACTGGGTGATACttgagtacgtgcagcgtacttaTGCGCCTTGCATGATCGGGAACGCCacttagtacgctgggcgtaccagagggtacgttgggcgtactaggtccagaatgaaaaccctaatgttgtggagtgtccctatttaaggaacatgatggcctcatttccagccaccATTTCCAGTATCCAAGCCCTCTCAACCCCTAATCCCATTTCTCTAGCTTGTGTGAAGGTTTGTGGATCATTTGAGTGTTCTTATAGAGCTTGTGATGAAGAAGGGGTCTTGAAGGAAGGAAAGCATGTGCTTCTAGCTTGTGTATCTGACTTCTAATCTAGTTGGTGCATcctccagaggtatcaagtttgaaacttgcttattgttgttataattttggttttgggtccatttttagggttttatgtcccaagcttgaagctttatgagtttgaTGAACTGCAGAGCATAATACATATCCTTTCATGAGTATTTGGTGGTCTAGATTCAATGAGAACTTGGTTGTCtagatgtaacgtcccaaaattcaagactaaaaatttcttttaataaaacattacttaaagcaaagtcatcaatctgaaacataatcagagtactaaattccaaaacacatgttccttatcagagtaaacattctcaggctatctAATCTAtgatgtgtgccatgcgatcaccccgag
The genomic region above belongs to Lactuca sativa cultivar Salinas chromosome 4, Lsat_Salinas_v11, whole genome shotgun sequence and contains:
- the LOC111921613 gene encoding TLC domain-containing protein At5g14285; the protein is MDSPILDSFLPNLPLFFSMFFAIYLTAHITVFRNWTPKLRPEAASCLMSLAHGTPAVFLACHAILSDSNRGFASINTDFQNTVLEYSIAYFVMDLSHYLIFNPSDVLFIAHHLATLFVFITCRYLVFHGAYGILILLILAEVTSFFQNVWTLARVRKTDSKIAAQVFAVLSPPFYALYSVVRGLFGPVFVYKMLVFYLSGDADDVIPRWVWVSWISVVIAAISVSVLWIYNRWLELYSGRIVIPEDQKNR
- the LOC111921621 gene encoding lysine histidine transporter 1 — its product is MTLTTPLVDNRSERERAIDEWLPVTSSRNAKWWYSAFHNVTAMVGAGVLSLPYAMSQLGWGPGVSVLVISWVVTLYTLWQMVEMHEMVPGKRFDRYHELGQHAFGEKLGLYIVVPQQLIVEVGVNIVYMVTGGTSLKKFHDLVCNDKCKDIRLSYFIMIFASVHFVLSHLPNFNSISGVSLAAAVMSLSYSIIAWSASLAKGVQPNVQYGYKSSTTAGKVFSFFSALGDVAFAYAGHNVVLEIQATIPSTPEKPSKGPMWKGVVVAYIVVAICYFPVAIIGYWVFGNEVSDNILISLEKPKWLIAMANLFVVIHVIGSYQIYAMPVFDMIETVLVKNLNFTPSFTLRFITRNLYVALTMFIGICFPFFGGLLGFFGGFAFAPTTYFLPCIMWLTIYKPNKWSLSWIANWVCIILGVALMIVSPIGGLRQIIIEAKDYEFFS